Proteins from a genomic interval of Paenibacillus sp. FSL H8-0048:
- a CDS encoding collagen-like protein — MGFIPVPGGGGGFPGIPGFPGGPGLPGGPGTPGIPGLPGIPGGGPGGFPGTPGGAPGGVAAPTAPPPQFVPQAPAVTAYAVDPGGIRGCLFRNTYIWLNNGEQFWFYPVFVGRSSVAGFRWNGFFWGYYGVDLNRVSSFTCF; from the coding sequence ATGGGATTTATACCAGTGCCGGGAGGCGGCGGAGGATTTCCGGGGATACCGGGATTTCCGGGTGGACCAGGCTTGCCGGGAGGGCCGGGGACTCCGGGGATACCAGGTTTGCCGGGGATTCCGGGCGGAGGGCCCGGAGGATTTCCGGGGACGCCAGGAGGTGCACCGGGAGGAGTAGCTGCACCGACTGCGCCACCGCCGCAATTCGTACCGCAAGCACCGGCGGTCACGGCTTATGCGGTTGACCCCGGAGGCATCAGAGGCTGCCTGTTCCGCAACACCTATATCTGGCTGAATAATGGTGAGCAGTTCTGGTTCTACCCGGTATTCGTGGGCAGAAGTTCGGTCGCAGGCTTCAGATGGAACGGCTTCTTCTGGGGATACTACGGCGTTGATTTGAACCGGGTCAGCTCGTTCACCTGCTTCTAG
- the pdxR gene encoding MocR-like pyridoxine biosynthesis transcription factor PdxR, which translates to MMFVNRNDTSPIWQQLLNQAIHNITQGIWAPGELLLPSRELAEQLGVSRSTVQLVYEELLSRGYTVTSRRGGTRVSHLKPFTEAVQEEPMPDGPVPPSIPLLNSAVDQLQDWFGGQQPQKVEIDFTPHEPYVDRTFQNHWRQSLLHASAAMDVADWSYGNPYGLLPLREQIQRYLLLERGIRIETDQILLTSGAQHSLDLIAQSLLTEGDTVSVEDPGFPAAWMAMNYRRMQVAPVPVDGHGLVVDQIHPESRLVFVTPSHQCAIGSVMSEPRRQQMLHQAVQEQLWIIEDGYDSEFRYRGDPLPTLYSQAPNNTLYLMSFSKMIAPAIRISAIVGPARAIAQLARVQELTYRHLPVMDQLTLTHFIQKGHFMRHMRRVRNVYRRRHEAITKAITASGLGERFTLSGAETGLHVFLEAEPDYNEEAMTRLALEQGIRVYPLAHYCLQSRRKGWVLGFAKVDETLIGQGIHRLARLLL; encoded by the coding sequence ATGATGTTCGTCAACCGCAACGATACAAGCCCGATCTGGCAACAACTGCTGAATCAGGCCATTCATAATATTACACAAGGTATCTGGGCGCCGGGCGAGCTGCTGCTCCCTTCCCGTGAACTCGCCGAGCAGCTTGGAGTCTCCCGCTCCACGGTACAGCTCGTCTACGAGGAGCTACTGAGCAGAGGGTATACCGTAACCTCCCGGCGGGGCGGAACACGGGTCAGCCATTTGAAACCGTTCACTGAAGCGGTACAGGAGGAGCCGATGCCGGATGGACCTGTTCCCCCTTCAATTCCCTTGCTTAACTCAGCGGTAGATCAGCTGCAGGATTGGTTCGGAGGCCAGCAGCCTCAGAAGGTAGAGATTGATTTCACCCCCCACGAGCCTTACGTGGATAGAACCTTCCAGAACCACTGGCGGCAATCGCTGCTTCACGCCTCCGCCGCAATGGACGTAGCCGATTGGTCCTATGGCAATCCCTATGGTCTGCTGCCGCTTAGGGAACAGATTCAACGTTACTTGCTGCTTGAGCGGGGCATACGCATTGAGACCGATCAGATTCTGTTGACCTCAGGCGCCCAGCATAGCCTTGACCTGATTGCCCAATCCCTGCTTACGGAGGGGGATACCGTCTCTGTGGAAGATCCCGGCTTCCCTGCGGCCTGGATGGCGATGAATTACCGGCGGATGCAAGTAGCCCCTGTCCCGGTAGACGGGCATGGTCTTGTGGTTGACCAGATCCATCCGGAATCCAGACTGGTGTTCGTTACCCCATCGCACCAGTGCGCTATAGGCTCCGTGATGTCAGAGCCGCGCAGGCAGCAAATGCTGCATCAGGCTGTGCAGGAGCAGCTATGGATTATAGAAGACGGCTATGACAGTGAATTCCGCTACCGCGGCGACCCGCTGCCCACGCTCTATAGCCAAGCGCCGAATAATACCCTGTATCTGATGAGCTTCTCCAAAATGATCGCCCCGGCCATCCGCATCTCGGCGATTGTCGGCCCGGCCCGGGCCATTGCCCAGTTGGCGCGTGTACAGGAGCTAACCTACCGCCACCTTCCGGTGATGGACCAGCTCACCTTGACCCATTTCATCCAGAAGGGGCATTTCATGCGCCATATGCGCAGAGTCCGCAATGTCTACCGCCGCAGACATGAGGCCATCACCAAAGCGATAACCGCAAGCGGTCTTGGCGAGCGGTTCACCCTGAGCGGAGCAGAGACGGGGCTGCATGTATTCCTTGAGGCGGAGCCAGACTACAATGAGGAAGCCATGACCCGGTTAGCGCTGGAGCAGGGGATTCGGGTATACCCGCTTGCCCATTACTGTCTTCAGAGCCGCAGGAAGGGATGGGTGCTGGGATTCGCCAAGGTGGATGAGACCTTGATCGGGCAGGGGATTCACCGGCTGGCCCGGCTGCTCTTATAA
- a CDS encoding pyridoxamine 5'-phosphate oxidase family protein, with the protein MNPVRYKVRECKDEARIEQFLMQARIGFLGLADGDRPYVVPLNYVWMDGKLYFHGAGDGRRNQVMSENSEVCFTVCEEYGTITNPVPAKTDTAYMSVMVFGQAEPVTDLDEATQVLQEMMNKYVPGYYDRPLSKQHVDKYRSAVYGGPVQVCRITPQHLTAKENPVEAASMYKPGTNEGQSV; encoded by the coding sequence ATGAATCCGGTTCGTTACAAGGTCAGGGAATGTAAGGATGAGGCGAGGATTGAGCAGTTTTTAATGCAGGCGAGAATTGGGTTTCTGGGATTAGCGGATGGAGATCGTCCCTATGTTGTGCCGCTGAATTATGTATGGATGGACGGAAAACTGTATTTTCACGGGGCCGGGGATGGAAGACGCAATCAGGTAATGAGTGAGAATTCAGAGGTATGCTTCACAGTATGTGAGGAGTATGGAACGATTACGAATCCCGTGCCCGCCAAGACGGATACCGCCTATATGAGCGTGATGGTCTTCGGGCAGGCTGAGCCGGTGACGGATCTGGATGAGGCTACGCAGGTATTGCAGGAGATGATGAACAAATATGTGCCCGGTTACTATGATCGGCCGTTGTCCAAGCAGCATGTCGATAAATACCGTTCGGCTGTGTACGGCGGGCCGGTGCAGGTATGCCGGATCACTCCGCAGCATCTGACAGCCAAGGAGAATCCGGTTGAAGCAGCGAGTATGTACAAGCCAGGGACGAATGAAGGGCAGAGTGTGTGA